One segment of Haemophilus influenzae DNA contains the following:
- the cpdB gene encoding 2',3'-cyclic-nucleotide 2'-phosphodiesterase — MINRRYFIQLGASSILALSASRFAFAKSDTQVDLRIVATTDVHSFLTDFDYYKDAPTDKFGFTRAASLIRQARAEVKNSVLVDNGDLIQGNPIADYQAAQGYKEGKSNPAVDCLNAMNYEVGTLGNHEFNYGLNYLADAIKQAKFPIVNANVVKAGTEEPYFTPYVIQEKSVVDNNGKTHKLKIGYIGFVPPQIMVWDKANLQGKVETHDIVKTAQKYVPEMKKKGADIIVALAHTGPSDEPYQEGAENSAFYLADVPHIDAVIFGHSHRLFPNKEFAKSPNADIVNGTVKGVPESMAGYWANNISVVDLGLTEHKGKWIVTSGKAVLRPIYDAKNKKVLAENDPEITALLKPVHEATRKFVSQPIGKATDNMYSYLALVQDDPTIQIVNQAQKAYVEKVAPSVAAMAGLPILSAGAPFKAGGRKNDPTGYTEVNKGELTFRNAADLYLYPNTLVVVKATGEQLKEWLECSAGMFKQIDPTSDKPQSLIDWEGFRTYNFDVIDGVNYEYDLTKPARYDGECKLINPESHRVVNLTYQGKPVDPKAEFLIATNNYRAYGNKFPGTGDQHIVYASPDENRQILADYIKVTSEKEGSVNPSADKNWRFVPISGNDKLDVRFETSPTEQAAKFIAEKAQYPMKQMGTDEIGFAVYQIDLSK, encoded by the coding sequence ATGATCAACAGAAGATATTTCATCCAGCTTGGCGCAAGCAGCATTTTAGCGTTAAGTGCGAGCCGTTTTGCTTTTGCGAAAAGCGACACACAAGTTGATTTACGCATTGTGGCAACAACAGATGTTCATAGTTTCTTGACCGATTTTGACTATTATAAAGATGCACCAACAGATAAATTCGGTTTTACTCGTGCGGCAAGCCTTATTCGTCAAGCACGTGCTGAAGTGAAAAATAGTGTATTAGTAGATAACGGTGACCTAATTCAAGGTAATCCAATTGCAGACTATCAAGCTGCACAAGGCTATAAAGAGGGTAAATCTAACCCTGCGGTCGATTGTTTAAATGCGATGAATTATGAAGTGGGTACATTAGGTAACCACGAATTTAACTATGGTCTCAATTATCTTGCAGATGCCATCAAACAAGCTAAATTCCCAATTGTGAATGCGAACGTAGTAAAAGCGGGGACAGAAGAACCTTATTTCACACCTTATGTCATTCAAGAAAAATCTGTGGTGGATAATAATGGCAAAACACATAAATTAAAAATTGGTTACATCGGCTTTGTGCCACCGCAAATTATGGTTTGGGATAAAGCGAACCTTCAAGGTAAAGTAGAAACCCATGATATTGTAAAAACAGCGCAAAAATATGTACCTGAAATGAAGAAAAAAGGGGCTGATATTATCGTTGCATTAGCTCACACAGGCCCATCTGATGAACCTTATCAAGAAGGTGCTGAAAACTCAGCATTCTATCTAGCTGATGTACCACATATTGACGCCGTTATTTTTGGTCACTCACACCGTTTATTCCCAAATAAAGAATTTGCGAAATCACCAAATGCAGACATCGTAAATGGTACCGTAAAAGGCGTACCAGAAAGTATGGCTGGTTACTGGGCAAATAATATCAGCGTGGTGGATTTAGGCTTAACAGAACACAAAGGCAAATGGATTGTTACCTCTGGAAAAGCGGTACTTCGTCCAATCTATGATGCTAAAAATAAAAAAGTGCTTGCAGAAAATGACCCAGAAATTACCGCACTTTTAAAACCAGTTCACGAAGCTACACGTAAGTTTGTTTCTCAACCTATTGGTAAAGCCACAGACAATATGTACAGCTATCTTGCATTAGTGCAAGATGATCCAACCATCCAAATAGTGAACCAAGCACAAAAAGCGTATGTAGAAAAAGTTGCACCAAGTGTTGCAGCAATGGCTGGCTTACCTATTTTAAGTGCAGGAGCACCATTTAAAGCTGGTGGTCGTAAAAATGACCCAACGGGTTATACCGAAGTAAATAAAGGTGAATTAACTTTCCGTAATGCGGCGGATTTATACCTTTACCCGAACACGCTTGTGGTAGTGAAAGCGACAGGCGAACAATTAAAAGAATGGTTAGAGTGCAGTGCAGGTATGTTTAAACAAATTGACCCTACAAGTGATAAACCACAATCATTAATCGACTGGGAAGGTTTCCGTACTTACAACTTTGATGTGATTGATGGTGTCAATTATGAATATGATCTAACTAAACCTGCACGTTATGATGGTGAATGTAAATTGATCAACCCAGAATCGCATCGTGTAGTGAATCTCACTTATCAAGGCAAACCGGTTGATCCAAAAGCAGAATTCTTGATTGCAACGAATAACTATCGTGCTTACGGTAATAAATTCCCAGGCACTGGCGATCAACATATTGTTTACGCATCACCAGATGAAAACCGTCAAATTTTAGCTGATTACATTAAAGTAACCAGTGAAAAAGAAGGTTCTGTAAACCCTAGCGCGGATAAAAACTGGCGTTTTGTGCCTATCTCAGGTAACGATAAATTAGATGTCCGTTTTGAAACATCTCCAACCGAACAAGCGGCGAAATTTATCGCAGAAAAAGCACAATACCCGATGAAACAAATGGGTACAGATGAAATTGGTTTTGCAGTGTATCAAATTGATTTATCTAAATAA
- a CDS encoding peptide transporter has product MAFNLKNRHLLSLVHHSEREINYLLDLSRDLKRAKYAGTEQQKLKGNQE; this is encoded by the coding sequence ATGGCTTTTAATCTTAAAAATAGACACCTATTGAGTCTTGTTCATCATTCAGAACGCGAAATTAATTATTTGTTAGATTTATCACGTGATTTGAAACGTGCTAAATATGCAGGCACAGAACAACAAAAATTAAAAGGCAATCAAGAATAA
- the speFL gene encoding leader peptide SpeFL — MLLRTYIHRYVYTKVLRLLWFNPIKGRSLMAHIRRTRHIMMPSHRSCFSYSVFASQNKPSNTAL; from the coding sequence ATGCTACTTCGTACATATATACACAGATACGTCTATACGAAAGTATTGAGACTTTTATGGTTTAATCCGATAAAAGGTCGTTCTTTGATGGCGCATATCCGTCGTACACGCCATATTATGATGCCATCGCATCGCTCTTGCTTCTCATACTCAGTATTCGCTTCTCAAAATAAACCATCCAACACGGCTCTCTAA
- the speF gene encoding ornithine decarboxylase SpeF yields MPNLKIAYNPKVEQYFSTNRELVEITKTDFTDVAAIMLTSGDVGEYLERIQATNFGIPVFVVQTEEEQVDPKFYDAIYHIQDLNGYDIKLYSRQIETAARLYEEKMLPPFFKMLSEYVEMGNIAFDCPGHQGGQYYRKHPAGRFLYDFYGENIFRSDICNADVKLGDLLIHEGAACDAQKYAAQVFNADKTYFVLNGTSSSNKVALNAVLAPGDLVLFDRNNHKSNHHGALIQAGATPIYLETARNPFGFIGGIDSHCFEEDYLKSLIKEVAPEKLNQKRPFRLAVIQLGTYDGTIYNARQVVDKIGHLCDYILFDSAWVGYEQFIPMMKDCSPLLLELNENDPGILVTQSVHKQQAGFSQTSQIHKKDKHIKGQDRYVNHKRFNNAFMLHASTSPFYPLFAALDVNAKIQGSEAGRRLWHECVKVGIEARKLVLNHCELIRPFIPTTIKGKKWQDYDTEEIATNLEFFKFHPTDTWHKFEGYADEQYFVDPCKFLLTTPGISLETGEYEKFGVPATILANYLRENGIIPEKCDLNSILFLLTPAETLTKMQTLVAQIALFEKHIKQDSLLKDVLPTVYKNNEDRYKDYTIRQLCQEMHDLYVSRNVKQLQKDLFRKATLPEYALNPHDANIEFVRNKVELVPLTDIVGRVAAEGALPYPPGVLCVVPGERWSPTAQKYFLALEEGINTLPGFAPEIQGVYLQKDPDGRTRAYGYVLTDY; encoded by the coding sequence ATGCCAAACTTAAAAATTGCATATAATCCAAAAGTTGAACAATATTTCTCTACAAATAGAGAATTAGTTGAAATTACCAAAACAGACTTTACTGATGTTGCAGCTATCATGTTGACATCAGGGGATGTAGGTGAATACCTTGAACGTATTCAAGCAACAAATTTTGGTATCCCAGTATTTGTTGTTCAAACTGAAGAAGAACAAGTTGATCCGAAATTCTATGATGCTATTTATCATATTCAAGATTTAAATGGTTATGACATTAAGCTTTATAGCCGTCAAATCGAAACTGCTGCAAGACTTTATGAAGAAAAAATGTTACCTCCATTCTTCAAAATGTTAAGTGAATATGTAGAAATGGGTAATATTGCTTTTGACTGTCCGGGACATCAAGGTGGTCAATACTACCGTAAACACCCAGCAGGTCGTTTCCTTTATGACTTCTACGGTGAAAACATTTTCCGTTCAGATATTTGTAATGCAGACGTGAAATTAGGTGACTTGTTAATTCACGAAGGTGCAGCTTGTGATGCACAAAAATATGCTGCTCAAGTATTCAATGCAGATAAAACTTACTTCGTATTAAATGGTACATCTTCTTCAAACAAAGTTGCATTAAACGCAGTACTTGCTCCGGGCGATTTAGTATTATTTGACCGTAATAACCATAAATCAAACCACCATGGTGCATTAATTCAAGCGGGTGCAACCCCAATTTACTTAGAAACTGCACGTAATCCATTTGGTTTCATTGGTGGTATCGATAGTCACTGCTTCGAAGAAGATTATTTGAAATCATTAATTAAAGAAGTGGCGCCTGAAAAATTAAACCAAAAACGTCCATTCCGTTTAGCCGTTATTCAATTAGGTACTTATGACGGTACAATTTATAACGCACGTCAAGTGGTAGATAAAATTGGTCATCTTTGTGACTACATCTTATTCGACTCTGCATGGGTAGGTTATGAACAATTCATTCCAATGATGAAAGACTGCTCTCCATTATTGCTTGAATTAAATGAAAATGACCCTGGTATTTTAGTGACTCAATCTGTTCATAAACAACAAGCAGGTTTCTCACAAACTTCACAAATTCACAAAAAAGATAAACACATTAAAGGTCAAGATCGTTATGTAAACCACAAACGTTTCAATAATGCCTTTATGTTACATGCGTCAACCAGTCCGTTCTATCCATTATTTGCGGCGTTAGATGTTAATGCAAAAATTCAAGGTAGCGAAGCGGGTCGTCGCTTATGGCATGAATGTGTGAAAGTAGGTATCGAAGCGCGTAAATTAGTGTTAAATCACTGTGAATTAATTCGTCCATTTATTCCAACCACAATTAAAGGTAAAAAATGGCAAGATTATGATACAGAAGAAATTGCAACTAATCTCGAGTTCTTCAAATTTCACCCAACAGATACATGGCATAAATTTGAAGGTTATGCTGATGAACAATACTTCGTTGACCCTTGTAAATTCTTGCTTACCACACCAGGTATTAGCTTAGAAACAGGCGAATATGAAAAATTTGGTGTACCAGCAACTATTCTTGCTAACTACTTACGTGAAAACGGTATTATTCCGGAAAAATGTGACTTGAACTCAATCTTATTCTTGCTCACTCCGGCAGAAACCCTCACCAAAATGCAAACTTTGGTCGCTCAAATCGCCTTGTTTGAAAAACACATTAAACAAGACTCTTTATTAAAAGATGTATTGCCAACTGTGTATAAAAACAATGAAGACCGTTACAAAGACTATACTATCCGTCAATTATGCCAAGAAATGCATGACCTTTATGTAAGCCGCAATGTAAAACAACTTCAAAAAGACCTATTCCGTAAAGCAACATTACCGGAATATGCGTTAAATCCACACGATGCGAATATTGAATTCGTTCGTAACAAAGTTGAACTCGTTCCATTGACTGATATTGTTGGTCGTGTGGCTGCGGAAGGTGCATTACCTTATCCTCCAGGTGTGTTATGTGTGGTGCCTGGAGAAAGATGGAGTCCAACTGCACAAAAATACTTCCTTGCATTAGAAGAAGGTATCAACACATTACCTGGTTTCGCACCTGAAATCCAAGGGGTTTACTTACAAAAAGACCCTGATGGACGTACTCGTGCATATGGCTATGTTTTAACTGACTATTAA
- the potE gene encoding putrescine-ornithine antiporter encodes MSAKSNKIGVVQLTILTMVNMMGSGIIMLPTKLAEIGTISIVSWLVTAVGSTALAYAFAQCGMFSKKSGGMGGYAEYSFGKAGNFMANYTYGVSLVIANTAIAISAVGYGSELLGATLSPLSIALWTIFTLWLATVLNFGGARITGNISSFTIWGVIIPVVGISIIGWKWFDGSMYVNSWNPHNVPTFEAIGVSISMTLWAFLGLESACANADAVENPEKNVPIAVLGGTLGAAVIYIVSTNVIAGIVPNLELANSTAPFGLAFAHMFDEIVGKVIMVLMVMSCFGSLLGWQFTIAQVFKSSAEEGYFPAFFKKVTSKDAPVVGMITITALQTLLSLMTISPSLNKQFNVLVDLAVVTNVIPYLLSMAALAVLLKEENVAPQKYKTTVFVAFIGSLYSIYALYAAGEQAMLYGSIVTFIGWTLYGFVSYKFDLKKSQA; translated from the coding sequence ATGAGCGCTAAAAGTAATAAAATTGGTGTAGTACAACTCACCATTCTTACCATGGTTAATATGATGGGTTCCGGTATCATTATGTTACCGACCAAATTAGCCGAAATTGGGACTATTTCCATCGTTTCTTGGCTTGTAACAGCCGTTGGTTCAACAGCCTTAGCTTATGCATTCGCACAATGCGGTATGTTCAGTAAAAAATCTGGTGGTATGGGCGGTTATGCGGAATACTCTTTCGGTAAAGCCGGTAACTTCATGGCTAACTACACTTACGGTGTATCATTAGTTATTGCGAATACAGCAATCGCGATTTCTGCGGTGGGTTATGGTTCAGAGCTTCTCGGCGCAACCCTTTCTCCACTTTCTATCGCATTATGGACCATCTTCACCCTTTGGCTTGCAACCGTTCTTAACTTTGGTGGTGCAAGAATCACCGGTAATATAAGTTCATTTACTATCTGGGGCGTAATTATCCCTGTAGTTGGTATTTCTATCATTGGTTGGAAATGGTTTGATGGTTCAATGTATGTAAACTCTTGGAACCCACATAATGTACCAACTTTTGAAGCGATCGGTGTATCTATTTCAATGACATTATGGGCGTTCTTAGGGTTAGAATCAGCTTGCGCTAACGCAGATGCAGTTGAAAATCCAGAGAAAAACGTACCAATCGCAGTACTTGGTGGTACTTTAGGGGCAGCGGTAATTTATATTGTTTCAACTAACGTGATTGCAGGTATTGTACCTAACCTTGAACTCGCTAATTCAACAGCACCATTCGGTTTAGCCTTTGCTCATATGTTTGATGAAATTGTCGGTAAAGTTATCATGGTCTTAATGGTGATGTCTTGCTTTGGTTCATTATTAGGCTGGCAGTTCACTATTGCTCAAGTATTCAAATCTTCAGCAGAAGAAGGTTATTTCCCAGCATTTTTCAAAAAAGTTACCAGTAAAGATGCGCCTGTTGTTGGTATGATTACTATTACTGCGTTACAAACTTTACTTTCTTTAATGACAATCAGCCCATCATTAAATAAACAATTCAATGTGTTGGTGGACTTAGCAGTGGTTACAAACGTCATCCCATACTTGCTCTCAATGGCTGCTCTCGCAGTATTATTGAAAGAGGAAAATGTTGCGCCACAAAAATATAAAACAACCGTTTTTGTTGCCTTTATTGGTTCACTCTATAGTATCTATGCACTTTATGCAGCCGGTGAACAAGCGATGTTATATGGTTCAATTGTGACCTTTATCGGTTGGACATTGTATGGTTTTGTTTCTTACAAATTTGACCTTAAAAAATCTCAAGCTTAA
- a CDS encoding helix-turn-helix domain-containing protein, translating into MSIREAARFYNIPSNALVGTWLKRFEKSSIKGLIPSKPSGRLPMKPKYAKMPPPKTEEDRLRLRILQLEEEVAYLKELRRLRLQDEAEQRIK; encoded by the coding sequence ATGAGTATTAGAGAAGCTGCACGTTTTTATAATATTCCTTCCAACGCCTTAGTCGGGACGTGGTTGAAACGGTTTGAAAAAAGTAGCATAAAAGGACTTATTCCCAGTAAACCATCAGGACGACTGCCGATGAAACCTAAATATGCAAAAATGCCACCACCCAAAACTGAAGAAGACCGTTTACGTTTGAGAATTTTACAGCTTGAAGAGGAGGTAGCTTACCTAAAGGAGTTGAGAAGACTCAGACTTCAGGACGAAGCCGAGCAAAGGATTAAATAA
- the dcuC gene encoding C4-dicarboxylate transporter DcuC codes for MELFKSIVAVIGIIATIYFLIKKAETRTVLIGVGLIMSILTLNPMGALDAFAKSMTSGGLIMAICSSMGFAYVMKYTQCDTHLVHLLTKPLSGLKFFLIPIATVITFFINIAIPSAAGCAAAVGATLIPVLKSAGVRPATAGAAILAGTFGSMMSPGSSHSAMISEMSGLTITQVNLSHAPYNMIAGAIGAVVLTILALVFKDYGEQHRQAYLAEQKENEIKVVEGVNVLYALAPLIPLVILVIGGTSLQQVPGLEWTKMGVPQAMLIGAIYGIIVTRISPVKITEEFFNGMGNSYANVLGIIIAASVFVAGLKSTGAVDAAISFLKESNEFVRWGATIGPFLMGLITGSGDAAAIAFNTAVTPHAVELGYTHVNLGMAAAIAGAIGRTASPIAGVTIVCAGLAMVSPVEMVKRTAPGMILAVLFLALFML; via the coding sequence ATGGAATTATTCAAATCCATCGTTGCAGTGATTGGCATTATTGCCACAATTTATTTTCTGATTAAAAAAGCCGAAACCCGAACAGTTTTGATTGGTGTCGGTTTAATAATGTCCATTCTGACGCTGAATCCAATGGGTGCATTAGATGCTTTTGCCAAAAGCATGACATCTGGCGGATTAATTATGGCCATCTGTTCTAGTATGGGTTTTGCTTATGTAATGAAATACACTCAATGTGACACTCATCTAGTGCATTTACTTACCAAACCATTAAGCGGATTAAAATTCTTCTTAATTCCGATTGCAACAGTCATCACCTTTTTCATCAATATTGCTATTCCTTCTGCTGCTGGTTGTGCAGCTGCGGTTGGTGCAACATTAATTCCTGTTTTAAAAAGTGCGGGTGTTCGACCAGCTACTGCTGGTGCAGCTATTTTAGCAGGAACTTTTGGATCAATGATGAGCCCAGGTTCTTCTCACTCAGCAATGATTAGTGAAATGTCAGGCTTAACTATCACTCAAGTAAACCTTTCACATGCGCCATATAACATGATTGCGGGAGCAATAGGTGCGGTTGTTTTAACAATTCTTGCGCTTGTTTTTAAAGATTATGGTGAACAACATCGCCAAGCTTATCTTGCAGAACAAAAAGAAAATGAAATTAAAGTTGTTGAAGGTGTCAATGTACTTTATGCCCTTGCACCATTAATACCATTAGTTATTTTAGTGATTGGTGGAACATCATTACAACAAGTACCGGGTCTTGAATGGACTAAAATGGGCGTTCCTCAAGCGATGCTGATTGGTGCAATTTACGGCATTATCGTCACTCGTATTTCTCCAGTAAAAATTACTGAAGAATTTTTCAATGGTATGGGAAATTCTTATGCAAACGTACTTGGTATTATCATTGCAGCCAGTGTATTTGTGGCAGGATTAAAATCTACGGGCGCAGTGGATGCGGCAATTTCTTTCTTAAAAGAATCCAACGAATTTGTACGTTGGGGTGCAACAATTGGACCATTCTTAATGGGATTAATTACAGGTTCTGGCGATGCAGCAGCTATCGCTTTTAATACAGCCGTCACGCCACATGCTGTAGAACTCGGCTACACTCACGTAAATCTTGGTATGGCAGCAGCAATTGCTGGTGCAATCGGTCGTACAGCTTCACCAATTGCAGGTGTAACCATTGTTTGTGCAGGCCTTGCTATGGTAAGCCCAGTAGAAATGGTAAAACGTACCGCACCAGGCATGATACTTGCTGTTTTATTCTTAGCATTATTTATGTTGTAA